The Castanea sativa cultivar Marrone di Chiusa Pesio chromosome 11, ASM4071231v1 genome contains a region encoding:
- the LOC142616877 gene encoding uncharacterized protein LOC142616877, which yields MSDHSEPTTPSSISTPTSEHAPSISLDSLSKTKSAIESLSSILSSFPSNLSFSISSSNPNPAFSLLHDPEVASQVSSLLREPNSGAGDNNLCRWLYDTFQSGDPNLQLIVLRFLPIIVGIYLSRVALRKPLAGFEAVLLALYAHETTSRAGQPITMNVPNLSLPSVYHEAKAPINSNSTELNLAVISPSLEPHGTVRSTRRARIVGVALELYHSKIYHMPIGSKIDFCDFCVVWAGQDNNDDRDLNKESESNGRKEGRIPLPWELLQPVLRILGHCLMGNTKNKELFDAAWAACNSLYARSMHDINPKALLATGSLLKLGKKAMEPSEDLDPTEIRKSNVIVI from the coding sequence atgtCTGATCACTCAGAACCCACCACCCCATCCTCCATCTCGACACCGACCTCAGAACATGCACCCTCCATATCATTGGACTCCCTATCTAAAACCAAATCGGCCATTGAATCTCTCTCCTCCATTCTCTCCTCCTTTCCATCCAATCTCTCCTTTTCTATCTCCTCCTCCAACCCTAACCCTgctttctctcttctccatgACCCCGAAGTTGCCTCCCAAGTATCCTCCCTCCTTCGTGAACCTAACTCTGGAGCTGGTGACAACAACCTTTGTCGTTGGCTTTATGACACTTTCCAATCCGGTGACCCTAACCTCCAACTCATTGTCCTCCGCTTCCTCCCCATTATCGTAGGGATCTACCTCTCCCGTGTTGCGCTCCGCAAGCCCCTTGCCGGCTTTGAGGCTGTCCTTCTAGCCCTATACGCCCATGAGACCACCTCGCGTGCTGGCCAACCCATAACCATGAACGTACCGAACTTGTCACTTCCCAGTGTTTACCATGAAGCCAAAGCACCCATTAACAGCAACTCCACAGAGCTTAACCTAGCAGTCATATCTCCTAGTTTGGAACCACATGGGACTGTAAGGTCTACAAGAAGAGCCAGAATAGTTGGGGTGGCCTTAGAACTATACCACAGCAAGATTTATCATATGCCAATTGGGTCCAAGATTGATTTCTGTGACTTTTGTGTGGTTTGGGCTGGTCAAGACAATAATGATGACAGGGACTTGAACAAGGAGAGCGAGTCAAATGGTCGTAAAGAGGGAAGGATTCCATTGCCATGGGAGTTGCTACAACCTGTATTGAGAATTCTTGGCCATTGCCTTATGGGGAACACGAAAAACAAAGAACTGTTTGATGCGGCATGGGCAGCATGTAATAGTTTGTATGCAAGGTCTATGCATGATATTAATCCTAAGGCACTTTTGGCCACTGGGAGTTTGCTTAAGCTTGGCAAGAAGGCTATGGAGCCTTCGGAAGATTTAGATCCAACTGAAATACGAAAGTCTAATGTCATTGTCATCTAA